A single genomic interval of Zobellia nedashkovskayae harbors:
- a CDS encoding TonB-dependent receptor → MKKALLKKLYLLALLTLPITVFAQGTITGNIMDQNGEPLPGVNVVSKGTTNGATSDFDGNYNIEINSFPGLLVFSSIGFNTKEVNVTEAGEVNVTLQEGVALDEVILVGNRSKPRTILDSPVPIDNIGVSELRNTGQPTIDKMLTYKVPSFNSTTQTVSDATAHFDPADLRGLGPSRTLVLVNGKRKNQSALVYINDTPGKGEVGVDLKSIPAAAISRIEVLRDGASAQYGSDAIAGVINMVLNKNVEYTTVNVTSGITTEGDGFKLGADVNTSINLGDNGGYLNLTVGYYEQEETNRAGTPGDDVLFGVSADDPTWSSWLSSNPDLGMTVGQPKLNKADIFINAGVPFKNGKGEFYTFGGFTYRKGKSFALYRPPYWVSDPSNLLHEAGTEYQGFQPTFETDVRDNNATVGVKGEVLGFDVDLSGTYGRNAIDYEVNNSLNVDLGANSPTSFDVGAYSFSNTLANLDFSRILGQVSIAFGAEIKEERFTAEAGEPASYFGGGAQSFPGLQPANAVIAKRSNFGVYGDLEWEPTEQFLIGGAIRYEDFSDFGDNVSWKVNGRYSLGEKGALRASYSTGFRAPSLHQIYLSNIQTLVSGGTISNQGTFNNVDPVIREGLGVPQLTAETSKNISAGITFEPINNFTASLDFYNVKVDDRVLFTGEIGNDGDDTTTNPIEQILNDNSITSLKFFVNAVNTNTTGIDVVLNYRNMKIGSGIFSATLAANFNETKIEGQIDTPPLLAANDYIIFNRKEQSRITSARPKSKVLLGLDYNIGKMNLALNNTYFGEVSWMHSSNGLNGVDLGNGPLPTEDEAFDQTFAGKVITDLIIGYNFTDKISGSISANNLFNVYPDEIDTKGDFVTDLGGRFKYPWEVNQFGFNGTVINAGLTFKF, encoded by the coding sequence ATGAAGAAAGCTTTACTTAAAAAGTTATATCTCCTTGCACTTTTAACACTGCCAATTACGGTATTTGCTCAAGGAACGATTACGGGGAATATTATGGACCAAAATGGAGAGCCACTTCCTGGTGTTAATGTCGTTTCTAAGGGAACAACGAATGGAGCCACTAGCGATTTTGATGGAAATTACAATATTGAAATTAATAGTTTTCCTGGGCTTTTAGTTTTCTCTTCTATTGGATTCAATACAAAAGAGGTTAACGTTACTGAAGCAGGAGAGGTAAATGTAACTTTACAAGAAGGAGTTGCTCTTGATGAAGTTATATTAGTGGGCAACAGATCTAAGCCTAGAACAATTTTAGACTCTCCCGTTCCAATTGATAATATTGGTGTTTCTGAATTGCGTAATACTGGGCAGCCCACCATTGATAAAATGTTGACCTATAAAGTGCCTTCGTTTAATTCAACTACACAAACCGTATCTGATGCTACGGCTCATTTTGATCCAGCAGATTTGAGAGGCTTGGGACCAAGTAGAACGTTGGTTTTAGTAAATGGAAAAAGGAAGAACCAAAGTGCTTTGGTTTATATCAATGATACACCAGGTAAAGGTGAGGTGGGAGTAGACCTTAAAAGTATACCGGCTGCTGCAATATCTAGAATTGAGGTTTTAAGAGATGGGGCTTCTGCTCAATATGGTTCTGATGCAATTGCGGGTGTTATTAATATGGTTTTGAATAAGAATGTTGAGTATACTACTGTAAATGTTACATCTGGTATTACAACTGAAGGAGATGGCTTTAAGCTTGGTGCAGATGTTAATACTTCTATTAATCTTGGTGATAATGGAGGGTATCTTAATTTAACAGTAGGTTATTATGAGCAAGAAGAAACCAATAGAGCTGGTACACCAGGAGATGATGTACTTTTTGGTGTTTCTGCTGACGACCCTACCTGGTCTTCTTGGTTATCATCTAATCCAGATTTGGGTATGACTGTAGGTCAGCCTAAATTAAATAAAGCGGACATTTTCATTAACGCTGGGGTTCCATTTAAGAATGGGAAAGGTGAGTTTTATACATTTGGAGGATTCACGTATAGAAAAGGAAAGAGCTTTGCTTTGTACAGACCGCCATATTGGGTATCTGACCCTTCTAATTTACTTCACGAAGCGGGTACAGAATACCAAGGCTTTCAACCAACTTTTGAAACAGACGTCAGGGATAATAACGCTACTGTTGGGGTAAAAGGAGAAGTCTTAGGTTTTGATGTTGATTTGAGTGGTACATATGGTAGAAACGCTATTGATTACGAAGTTAATAATAGCCTGAACGTTGATTTAGGGGCGAATAGCCCAACTTCATTTGATGTAGGTGCGTATTCGTTTAGCAATACACTTGCTAATTTAGATTTTTCTCGTATTCTAGGTCAGGTGAGTATTGCTTTTGGTGCAGAGATAAAAGAGGAACGTTTTACAGCAGAAGCGGGTGAACCCGCCTCATATTTTGGAGGTGGAGCACAATCTTTTCCTGGGTTACAACCTGCTAATGCCGTTATTGCCAAAAGAAGCAATTTTGGTGTTTATGGAGATTTGGAGTGGGAGCCAACAGAACAATTTTTGATTGGCGGAGCTATTAGATATGAAGATTTTAGTGATTTTGGAGATAATGTTTCTTGGAAGGTGAACGGAAGATATTCTTTGGGAGAAAAAGGAGCTTTGAGAGCTTCATATAGTACAGGTTTTAGAGCACCATCTTTACATCAGATTTACTTAAGTAATATTCAAACATTAGTATCAGGGGGAACCATATCTAATCAAGGTACGTTTAACAATGTTGACCCCGTTATTAGAGAAGGTTTGGGCGTGCCACAATTAACAGCAGAAACATCAAAGAATATTTCTGCGGGTATAACATTTGAACCGATTAATAATTTTACTGCCTCCCTGGATTTCTATAATGTTAAAGTAGATGACCGAGTACTTTTTACTGGAGAAATCGGTAATGATGGAGATGATACTACCACCAATCCGATTGAACAGATTCTTAATGATAATAGTATTACCAGTCTTAAATTCTTTGTTAATGCTGTTAATACAAATACTACTGGGATAGATGTAGTTTTGAATTATCGAAATATGAAAATAGGCAGTGGTATATTTTCTGCTACTTTGGCCGCCAACTTTAATGAAACAAAAATAGAAGGGCAAATTGATACGCCACCTTTATTGGCTGCAAATGATTATATAATTTTCAATAGAAAAGAACAATCAAGAATAACATCGGCGAGGCCAAAGAGTAAAGTTTTACTTGGTCTTGATTATAATATTGGAAAAATGAATTTGGCACTTAATAATACTTATTTTGGAGAGGTAAGCTGGATGCATAGTAGTAACGGACTTAATGGTGTTGATTTGGGGAATGGACCTCTGCCAACAGAGGATGAGGCTTTTGACCAAACTTTTGCAGGTAAAGTAATAACCGATTTAATTATTGGTTATAATTTTACTGATAAGATTTCAGGTTCGATTTCGGCAAATAATCTTTTCAATGTCTATCCGGATGAAATAGATACTAAAGGCGATTTTGTCACTGACTTAGGGGGTAGATTTAAATACCCATGGGAAGTGAATCAATTTGGTTTCAATGGAACGGTGATTAATGCTGGTTTGACTTTCAAATTTTAG
- the aspS gene encoding aspartate--tRNA ligase produces MYRSHTCGELRESHIETKVTLSGWVQKTRDKGFVVWVDLRDRYGITQLVFDEDRTSSKLLEQARSLGREFVVQVTGEVIERSSKNPKLSTGNIEVLVDEVTILNESKTPPFTIENETDGGEDLRMKYRYLDIRRNPVKNNLIFRSKVSMEVRKYLSEQDFIEVETPYLIKSTPEGARDFVVPSRMNEGQFYALPQSPQTFKQLLMVGGMDKYFQIVKCFRDEDLRADRQPEFTQIDCEMAFVEQEDILDAFEGLTKHLLKEIKGFEISAFPRITYDDAMRIYGNDKPDIRFGMEFGELNAVAQHKEFGVFNSAELVVGIAVPGAASYTRKELDALVNWVKRPQVGAMGIVYAKYNEDGSFKSTVDKFYAQEDLAKWAEATQAKPGDLICVLSGDANKTRAQLSALRMELAERLGLRNPEEFAPLWVIDFPLLELDEETGNYHAMHHPFTSPKPGQLELLETDPGAVRANAYDLVLNGNEIGGGSIRIHDRDVQSTMFKHLGFTPEEAEAQFGFLMDAFQYGAPPHGGIAFGLDRLVSILGGQETIRDFIAFPKNNSGRDVMIDAPAAIDQEQLRELNLKLDIKA; encoded by the coding sequence ATGTACAGAAGCCATACTTGCGGAGAATTACGAGAATCGCATATTGAAACTAAGGTAACCCTATCCGGATGGGTACAAAAAACCCGAGACAAAGGTTTTGTGGTCTGGGTAGACCTTCGTGATCGTTATGGTATAACGCAGTTGGTTTTTGATGAAGACCGTACGTCTTCAAAATTATTAGAACAAGCAAGGTCTTTGGGACGTGAATTCGTAGTGCAAGTAACGGGTGAGGTGATCGAAAGATCTTCTAAAAACCCTAAACTATCCACTGGAAATATAGAGGTCTTGGTAGACGAGGTTACTATTCTAAACGAATCAAAAACACCTCCTTTCACCATAGAAAATGAAACCGATGGCGGTGAAGACCTACGGATGAAATATCGTTATTTAGATATCCGAAGAAATCCTGTTAAAAACAATCTTATTTTTAGAAGCAAGGTTTCCATGGAAGTACGAAAGTACCTCAGCGAGCAAGATTTTATAGAGGTTGAAACACCTTATTTGATAAAATCAACTCCAGAAGGAGCTCGTGATTTTGTAGTACCTAGCCGTATGAACGAAGGTCAATTCTACGCCTTGCCTCAATCGCCTCAAACTTTTAAGCAATTGCTTATGGTTGGTGGCATGGATAAGTATTTTCAGATTGTGAAGTGCTTTCGCGATGAAGACCTTAGAGCAGATAGACAACCAGAGTTTACGCAAATTGACTGTGAAATGGCTTTTGTTGAACAAGAAGATATTCTTGATGCTTTTGAAGGTCTTACCAAGCATTTGCTAAAAGAAATTAAAGGGTTTGAAATATCTGCCTTTCCAAGAATTACCTATGATGATGCTATGCGAATCTATGGTAATGATAAACCAGACATTCGTTTTGGGATGGAGTTTGGCGAATTGAACGCCGTAGCTCAACATAAAGAGTTTGGTGTATTTAACTCTGCAGAACTGGTAGTTGGTATTGCCGTACCCGGTGCAGCAAGCTATACACGTAAAGAATTGGATGCCTTAGTGAATTGGGTAAAAAGACCACAAGTGGGCGCCATGGGAATAGTTTACGCAAAATATAATGAAGACGGAAGCTTTAAATCTACCGTAGATAAATTTTACGCCCAAGAAGATTTGGCCAAATGGGCCGAAGCTACACAAGCAAAACCAGGAGACCTTATTTGCGTTCTTTCTGGGGATGCAAACAAAACCAGGGCTCAACTAAGCGCCCTAAGGATGGAACTTGCCGAAAGACTAGGTTTAAGAAATCCTGAGGAATTTGCTCCGTTATGGGTTATTGATTTTCCATTATTGGAACTTGATGAAGAGACCGGAAACTATCATGCCATGCACCACCCATTTACTTCACCAAAACCTGGTCAGTTAGAATTACTGGAAACTGATCCAGGCGCAGTACGTGCCAATGCATATGATTTAGTCTTAAACGGCAATGAAATAGGTGGCGGTTCTATTCGTATTCACGATAGAGATGTACAAAGCACAATGTTCAAACACTTAGGTTTCACTCCGGAAGAAGCAGAAGCGCAATTTGGTTTTTTAATGGATGCTTTTCAATACGGAGCTCCACCACATGGAGGTATTGCATTTGGTTTAGACCGATTGGTATCTATCCTAGGTGGACAAGAAACTATTAGGGATTTCATCGCCTTTCCAAAGAACAATAGCGGACGTGATGTTATGATTGATGCTCCTGCAGCTATTGACCAAGAACAGCTTCGTGAACTAAATTTAAAGCTAGATATCAAAGCATAG